In Helicoverpa armigera isolate CAAS_96S chromosome 20, ASM3070526v1, whole genome shotgun sequence, one DNA window encodes the following:
- the LOC110373442 gene encoding beta-mannosidase codes for MKTFVLLCSVCSIVSPKIIDLSSSKNVSWSFVNNNRTITGKATVPGGIYSDLHSAGIIGDILSEDNDVRTRWVAYDVWSYTAKFNISSKDLQAKVIHLVFEGLDTSGFITLNKHIPIGSFNNMFVRYVFDIKDKLQEGENELYVSFLSPVVAALIRSNKVFAAPDCVPAVYNGECHANQLRKMQASFGWDWGPAFPSVGIWRPVYIELYNGAIIRSVTTHITKVGSKWNLRLKVYLESSQNRTLLAGVLSASLQVEGKQTLRKWTQVNATTAADGTLVVELSLNVSDNVVRLWWPNGYGEQPLYKLKLQFTSDSDLDNPAYKTINVGFRTVELVESDASEILGNGTAGRGLTFYFKVNDQPLFMKGSNWIPSNILPELGESQKNVVDNLLKAARDVNMAMLRVWGGGVYESDYFYDKCDEFGILIWQDFLFACSMYPTDNYFISSVREEIEQNVLRLQHHPSIAVWAGNNENEVALRGNWYDTYPLFDKYKSEYIKLYVDTIKPIVEDLDPGRRYLVSSPSNGRESERENYIATNPYDPHFGDTHYYNYFADNWDMDTYPKTRFASEYGFQSMPSLKTMRTATNKDDDFHVRSKYSEHRQHSPNGYSYIEAQITRRMKLKEDDPKYFEKFVFYSQISQAMAIKTETELYRQDQANWYTMGALYWQLNDVWQAPSWSGIEYGGKWKMLHYFAKSFFAPVLVSPRLCSGDDIEVYLINDRFVPITDAWITVDIYNWKSVGPISTRQFPARAKPLSSKLQENADVHLRDYNKEEVFVRFTLQAQGVKSPPNYIFPVALKSVVGLQTPNIQILVSNLVTRRNHDRLEYAVNIRVDTVVPFLWLDTDIEGRFEENGLIVTEPQSVVKFLCNKHVSPRVLQKSITHQYYVN; via the exons ATGAAGACGTTTGTTTTGTTGTGCTCTGTGTGTTCGATAGTGAGCcccaaaataattgatttatcgTCCAGCAAAAATGTTTCGTGGAGTTTTGTGAATAATAACAGaa CGATCACGGGTAAGGCGACGGTGCCGGGCGGTATTTACTCTGACTTGCATTCCGCCGGTATTATTGGAGACATCCTGTCCGAAGACAATGATGTGCGCACGCGTTGGGTCGCTTATGACGTATGGTCGTACACAGCCAAGTTCAATA TTTCAAGCAAAGACTTGCAGGCCAAAGTTATACATTTGGTGTTCGAGGGGTTGGATACATCGGGCTTCATAACACTCAATAAACACATACCAATTGGATCTTTCAATAATATGTTCGTGCGATACGTTTTTGATATTAAAGATAAACTGCAG GAAGGTGAGAACGAGTTGTATGTGTCATTCCTGTCGCCGGTGGTGGCGGCGCTGATTCGTTCTAACAAAGTGTTCGCGGCACCTGACTGCGTACCCGCGGTGTACAACGGAGAGTGTCACGCTAACCAGCTCAGGAAGATGCAAGCTTCCTTTGGATGGGATTGGGGACCTGCTTTCCCTTCAGTTGGAATTTG GAGGCCAGTTTACATTGAACTATACAATGGCGCGATAATAAGATCAGTTACTACTCACATCACCAAAGTAGGTTCGAAGTGGAACTTGCGATTAAAAGTATACTTGGAATCGAGTCAGAACAGAACTTTGTTAGCTGGAGTACTGAGCGCTTCGTTACAAGTCGAAGGTAAACAAACGCTGAGGAAGTGGACGCAAGTCAATGCAACGACCGCGGCTGACGGAACATTAGTTGTAGAGCTCAGTCTTAATGTCAGCGAC AACGTGGTCAGGCTTTGGTGGCCGAATGGATATGGAGAACAGCCTCTGTATAAgctaaaattacaatttacttCGGATTCCGATCTGGACAATCCGGCTTATAAAACAATCAATGTGGGATTCCGAACTGTCGAGTTGGTTGAGTCTGACGCATCTGAGATATTAG GCAACGGAACCGCCGGGCGTGGCCTCACATTCTATTTTAAGGTCAACGACCAACCACTCTTTATGAAGGGCTCTAACTGGATACCATCCAATATTCTTCCGGAATTAGGAGAAAGTCAGAAAAATGTTG TGGACAACCTGTTAAAGGCTGCTCGTGATGTGAACATGGCGATGCTACGTGTGTGGGGCGGCGGCGTCTACGAGTCTGACTACTTCTATGACAAGTGTGATGAATTCGGAATACTTATTTGGCAAGACTTCCTCTTCGCTTGCTCCATGTATCCCacagataattattttattag CTCGGTGCGAGAGGAAATTGAGCAGAACGTATTGCGTCTCCAGCATCATCCGTCAATAGCCGTCTGGGCTGGGAACAATGAAAACGAAGTAGCACTAAGAGGCAACTGGTATGACACCTACCCcttatttgataaatataaaagtgaatACATTAAACTGTACGTGGATACAATCAAACCAATTGTCGAAGACTTGGACCCTGGGAGGCGTTACTTAGTTTCCAGCCCATCGAATGGTCGAGAATCTGAACGAGAGAACTACATAGCAACAAATCCGTATGACCCACATTTTGGAGACACGCACTACTACAACTATTTCGCCGACAACTGGGACATGGATACTTACCCCAAAACGAGGTTTGCATCCGAATATGGCTTCCAATCAATGCCATCGCTGAAAACTATGAGAACAGCGACAAATAAGGACGATGATTTCCACGTGCGAAGTAAATACTCTGAACATAGACAACATAGTCCAAACGGCTATAGTTATATCGAAGCCCAAATTACTAGGCGTATGAAATTAAAAGAAGACGATCCAAAGTATTTCGAAAAGTTCGTGTTTTATAGCCAG ATATCTCAAGCGATGGCAATAAAGACCGAGACAGAACTGTACCGACAAGATCAAGCCAATTGGTATACAATGGGCGCACTTTACTGGCAACTGAACGATGTTTGGCAAGCGCCCTCATGGTCTGGAATCG aATACGGCGGCAAATGGAAGATGTTGCACTACTTTGCCAAATCGTTCTTCGCGCCTGTTCTCGTATCACCCCGTTTGTGTTCTGGGGACGACATCGAAGTGTACCTCATAAACGATAGATTTGTGCCGATAACAGATGCCTGGATCACTGTAGACATTTACAATTGGAAAAGCGTAGGCCCAATTAGCACCAGACAATTTCCTGCACGAGCCAAACCACTGAGCTCAAAATTACAAGAGAATGCAGACGTTCATTTAAGGGACTACAATAAGGAAGAAGTATTTGTCAGGTTTACTTTGCAAGCGCAGGGTGTGAAGTCACCGCCGAACTATATATTCCCCGTGGCTTTGAAATCAGTAGTGGGTTTGCAGACGCCCAATATTCAG ataCTTGTGTCAAATTTAGTAACGCGTCGAAACCACGATCGTCTGGAATATGCTGTAAATATAAGAGTTGATACTGTTGTGCCATTCCTATGGTTAGACACCGACATCGAAGGTCGGTTTGAAGAAAACGGACTCATTGTTACGGAACCGCAAAGCGTCGTAAAATTCTTGTGCAACAAACACGTGTCACCGAGAGTCCTACAGAAATCTATAACACATCAATATTACGTAAACtga
- the LOC110373372 gene encoding transmembrane protein 245 isoform X1 codes for MQQSPFENIFNIIGGITEGNEKPMKHGFYNAFALFILAICCAAMYVLYLILEPFFKPLFWALLVGSLLHPFKYKLSKKLKSWFEDLEKTNTSVVVGLMIIPVNVVNYASDTVGQQFIDHYKTVIGLLSAIFVLPWLYNSVPRSLVCLFWQFSSFISFSTTLLISVCSSYITLTIFLAYIISVYILWTPQRASIFRMTSQLLWLVISSFIASLTGPLQVYTFVFLQAICITGFALEVIDIHNKMLEKDPEASMIVALHKAITYEHETEKKPEENPEEDTHVESSEQEGTPEKDTPSPVTPETSGKRGSWAPTDATQTSPRHAKMLFKTRTLSALPLSNPKIKYDTRLLAAFKQRSLDENYMKNNFDNDEETAIYFKLLFFGCLCMLVWKHIWLLPVTLFFLAIHVLKRLLDYFGVWLFFENHYNNVMGKIKAWWKLRQSALLPAHVLGLGKVASVCNTSFRNMAYSSVDTVSTCIVIVGLILFLTFAIIFIFIQIYSEAIVVVQLSGSLLNSTYVQNSELHAYLPEGWEEKLDSLIDNAYTYGREGISTAIDKIVKSLLKEGDPEKIQRVEHQILELWDRVYQSWVSGHFASAGGPQVDGSAIQDSWDSFVNDVSNTPAMFDFSGIAAWVQANVGTLSAIATSIWAPLASNVSLLAGSLGAFTSLLLCGGSALINMFINLVVFFTTLFYLLASSNALYKPVEAITQMQPNFGPRLGIALSVAINQVFRASFKMALFYGLWTWLVHNLFGAKVVYLPSVLAAVLGAAPFLGPYLAGIPAALDVWLQGRPMASLLLLIAQAAPIAFLDAAVYAEIKDGGHPYVTGLAIAGGIFYLGPEGAILGPLLLCCIMVVLNLSSTFLRDTPSEERAALHSRVRYGAYL; via the exons ATGCAGCAGTCTCCTTTcgaaaatatattcaatattaTAGGTGGGATAACGGAAGGGAACGAGAAACCCATGAAACATGGCTTCTATAACGCCTTTGCCCTATTTATATTGGCAATATGTTGTGCCGCAATGTATGTTTTATACCTCATCTTGGAGCCTTTTTTCAAGCCTTTATTTTGGGCTCTGTTAGTGGGCTCCTTACTCCACCCATTCAAATATAAGCTGTCTAAGAAACTGAAGTCATGGTTCGAAGATTTAGAGAAGACCAACACTTCTGTGGTAGTTGGTTTGATGATTATACCAGTGAATGTGGTCAACTATGCTTCTGATACTGTTGGACAGCAGTTCATAGATCATTATAAG actGTAATAGGACTGTTATCTGCGATATTTGTGTTGCCGTGGCTGTACAACTCGGTGCCAAGAAGTCTGGTTTGCTTATTCTGGCAATTCAGCAGCTTCATCAGCTTCTCCACTACTTTACTCATCAGTGTCTGCAGCTCATATATT ACTTTAACAATATTCTTAGCTTACATTATAAGCGTGTACATACTATGGACACCGCAGAGGGCATCTATATTTCGCATGACGTCACAACTGTTATGGCTAGTCATTTCGAGTTTTATCGCGAGCCTCACTGGACCGCTGCAAGTTTACACCTTTGTCTTCCTACAAGCAATCTGCATCACAGGCTTTGCTTTAGAAGTGATTGACATACATAACAAGATGTTGGAAAAAG ATCCAGAAGCTTCCATGATAGTAGCATTACACAAAGCCATAACGTATGAACATGAAACGGAAAAAAAGCCTGAGGAAAATCCTGAAGAGGATACTCACGTAGAGTCCAGTGAGCAAGAAGGTACTCCAGAAAAAGATACTCCGTCCCCCGTTACGCCAGAAACATCAGGTAAAAGGGGAAGCTGGGCTCCTACTGATGCCACACAAACTTCCCCACGGCATGCTAAAATGTTATTCAAAACGAGAACACTGTCCGCATTACCTTTGTCGAATCCGAAAATTAAATACGATACCCGATTGTTGGCAGCCTTCAAACAAAGGTCGCTTGACGAgaattatatgaaaaataactTCGATAACGATGAAGAAACAGCAATATACTTCAAGCTTCTATTCTTTGGATGTTTGTGTATGCTGGTGTGGAAGCATATCTGGTTATTACCAGTAACGTTGTTCTTTTTGGCCATCCATGTACTGAAAAGGTTGTTGGACTACTTTGGTGTGTGGCTGTTCTTTGAGAATCATTACAACAATGTTATGGGCAAAATTAAGGCCTGGTGGAAATTGAG GCAATCAGCATTACTCCCCGCACACGTGCTCGGCTTGGGCAAGGTGGCCTCAGTCTGTAACACAAGCTTCAGAAACATGGCGTACAGCTCCGTAGACACAGTATCAACGTGCATCGTCATTGTAGGACTAATCCTCTTCCTTACCTTCGCTATTATCTTCATATTTATCCAG ATATACTCAGAAGCGATAGTAGTGGTCCAACTGAGTGGTAGTCTGTTGAACAGTACTTATGTTCAGAACAGTGAATTGCATGCGTATCTGCCTGAAGGTTGGGAGGAGAAACTTGACTCACTCATTGATAACGCTTACACTTATGGGAGGGAAGGAATCTCAACTGCG ATTGACAAAATT gtTAAAAGTTTACTAAAAGAAGGCGACCCGGAAAAGATACAACGGGTAGAACATCAAATCCTAGAGCTTTGGGACCGAGTGTACCAGAGTTGGGTGTCGGGGCACTTTGCGTCGGCCGGCGGGCCTCAGGTCGACGGCTCGGCCATACAGGACTCCTGGGATAGCTTCGTTAACGACGTGTCTAATACTCCCG CTATGTTCGACTTCTCCGGCATAGCAGCATGGGTTCAAGCAAACGTCGGTACTCTGAGTGCCATCGCGACCAGTATCTGGGCTCCTCTAGCAAGCAACGTGTCTCTCTTAGCTGGGTCTCTAGGCGCCTTCACTTCGCTGTTACTGTGTGGCGGCAGTGCCCTCattaatatgtttattaatttg GTGGTGTTCTTCACAACATTATTCTATCTGCTGGCTTCAAGTAACGCGCTCTACAAACCAGTGGAAGCGATCACTCAGATGCAACCCAACTTCGGACCCAGGCTCGGCATAGCATTGTCTGTGGCTATCAATCAG GTGTTCAGGGCTTCATTCAAGATGGCGTTGTTCTACGGTCTCTGGACGTGGCTTGTGCATAACCTGTTTGGCGCCAAAGTCGTCTATCTACCGTCAG tgttagcgGCGGTGTTAGGGGCGGCTCCGTTCCTAGGTCCGTACTTGGCGGGAATTCCGGCGGCTTTGGACGTGTGGCTGCAAGGCAGGCCGATGGCTTCGTTGTTGTTGCTCATAGCTCAGGCCGCGCCTATCGCCTTCCTCGACGCCGCTGTCTATGCTGAGATTAAAGA CGGAGGCCACCCCTACGTGACTGGTCTGGCTATAGCCGGCGGTATATTCTACCTGGGTCCCGAAGGCGCGATCCTTGGGCCGCTGCTCCTCTGCTGCATCATGGTTGTGCTCAACTTGTCTTCCACATTCCTAAGGGACACGCCTTCTGAGGAGAGAGCGGCCCTGCACTCGCGTGTCAG ATACGGTGCTTATCTCTGA
- the LOC110373372 gene encoding transmembrane protein 245 isoform X2: MQQSPFENIFNIIGGITEGNEKPMKHGFYNAFALFILAICCAAMYVLYLILEPFFKPLFWALLVGSLLHPFKYKLSKKLKSWFEDLEKTNTSVVVGLMIIPVNVVNYASDTVGQQFIDHYKTVIGLLSAIFVLPWLYNSVPRSLVCLFWQFSSFISFSTTLLISVCSSYITLTIFLAYIISVYILWTPQRASIFRMTSQLLWLVISSFIASLTGPLQVYTFVFLQAICITGFALEVIDIHNKMLEKDPEASMIVALHKAITYEHETEKKPEENPEEDTHVESSEQEGTPEKDTPSPVTPETSGKRGSWAPTDATQTSPRHAKMLFKTRTLSALPLSNPKIKYDTRLLAAFKQRSLDENYMKNNFDNDEETAIYFKLLFFGCLCMLVWKHIWLLPVTLFFLAIHVLKRLLDYFGVWLFFENHYNNVMGKIKAWWKLRQSALLPAHVLGLGKVASVCNTSFRNMAYSSVDTVSTCIVIVGLILFLTFAIIFIFIQIYSEAIVVVQLSGSLLNSTYVQNSELHAYLPEGWEEKLDSLIDNAYTYGREGISTAVKSLLKEGDPEKIQRVEHQILELWDRVYQSWVSGHFASAGGPQVDGSAIQDSWDSFVNDVSNTPAMFDFSGIAAWVQANVGTLSAIATSIWAPLASNVSLLAGSLGAFTSLLLCGGSALINMFINLVVFFTTLFYLLASSNALYKPVEAITQMQPNFGPRLGIALSVAINQVFRASFKMALFYGLWTWLVHNLFGAKVVYLPSVLAAVLGAAPFLGPYLAGIPAALDVWLQGRPMASLLLLIAQAAPIAFLDAAVYAEIKDGGHPYVTGLAIAGGIFYLGPEGAILGPLLLCCIMVVLNLSSTFLRDTPSEERAALHSRVRYGAYL; encoded by the exons ATGCAGCAGTCTCCTTTcgaaaatatattcaatattaTAGGTGGGATAACGGAAGGGAACGAGAAACCCATGAAACATGGCTTCTATAACGCCTTTGCCCTATTTATATTGGCAATATGTTGTGCCGCAATGTATGTTTTATACCTCATCTTGGAGCCTTTTTTCAAGCCTTTATTTTGGGCTCTGTTAGTGGGCTCCTTACTCCACCCATTCAAATATAAGCTGTCTAAGAAACTGAAGTCATGGTTCGAAGATTTAGAGAAGACCAACACTTCTGTGGTAGTTGGTTTGATGATTATACCAGTGAATGTGGTCAACTATGCTTCTGATACTGTTGGACAGCAGTTCATAGATCATTATAAG actGTAATAGGACTGTTATCTGCGATATTTGTGTTGCCGTGGCTGTACAACTCGGTGCCAAGAAGTCTGGTTTGCTTATTCTGGCAATTCAGCAGCTTCATCAGCTTCTCCACTACTTTACTCATCAGTGTCTGCAGCTCATATATT ACTTTAACAATATTCTTAGCTTACATTATAAGCGTGTACATACTATGGACACCGCAGAGGGCATCTATATTTCGCATGACGTCACAACTGTTATGGCTAGTCATTTCGAGTTTTATCGCGAGCCTCACTGGACCGCTGCAAGTTTACACCTTTGTCTTCCTACAAGCAATCTGCATCACAGGCTTTGCTTTAGAAGTGATTGACATACATAACAAGATGTTGGAAAAAG ATCCAGAAGCTTCCATGATAGTAGCATTACACAAAGCCATAACGTATGAACATGAAACGGAAAAAAAGCCTGAGGAAAATCCTGAAGAGGATACTCACGTAGAGTCCAGTGAGCAAGAAGGTACTCCAGAAAAAGATACTCCGTCCCCCGTTACGCCAGAAACATCAGGTAAAAGGGGAAGCTGGGCTCCTACTGATGCCACACAAACTTCCCCACGGCATGCTAAAATGTTATTCAAAACGAGAACACTGTCCGCATTACCTTTGTCGAATCCGAAAATTAAATACGATACCCGATTGTTGGCAGCCTTCAAACAAAGGTCGCTTGACGAgaattatatgaaaaataactTCGATAACGATGAAGAAACAGCAATATACTTCAAGCTTCTATTCTTTGGATGTTTGTGTATGCTGGTGTGGAAGCATATCTGGTTATTACCAGTAACGTTGTTCTTTTTGGCCATCCATGTACTGAAAAGGTTGTTGGACTACTTTGGTGTGTGGCTGTTCTTTGAGAATCATTACAACAATGTTATGGGCAAAATTAAGGCCTGGTGGAAATTGAG GCAATCAGCATTACTCCCCGCACACGTGCTCGGCTTGGGCAAGGTGGCCTCAGTCTGTAACACAAGCTTCAGAAACATGGCGTACAGCTCCGTAGACACAGTATCAACGTGCATCGTCATTGTAGGACTAATCCTCTTCCTTACCTTCGCTATTATCTTCATATTTATCCAG ATATACTCAGAAGCGATAGTAGTGGTCCAACTGAGTGGTAGTCTGTTGAACAGTACTTATGTTCAGAACAGTGAATTGCATGCGTATCTGCCTGAAGGTTGGGAGGAGAAACTTGACTCACTCATTGATAACGCTTACACTTATGGGAGGGAAGGAATCTCAACTGCG gtTAAAAGTTTACTAAAAGAAGGCGACCCGGAAAAGATACAACGGGTAGAACATCAAATCCTAGAGCTTTGGGACCGAGTGTACCAGAGTTGGGTGTCGGGGCACTTTGCGTCGGCCGGCGGGCCTCAGGTCGACGGCTCGGCCATACAGGACTCCTGGGATAGCTTCGTTAACGACGTGTCTAATACTCCCG CTATGTTCGACTTCTCCGGCATAGCAGCATGGGTTCAAGCAAACGTCGGTACTCTGAGTGCCATCGCGACCAGTATCTGGGCTCCTCTAGCAAGCAACGTGTCTCTCTTAGCTGGGTCTCTAGGCGCCTTCACTTCGCTGTTACTGTGTGGCGGCAGTGCCCTCattaatatgtttattaatttg GTGGTGTTCTTCACAACATTATTCTATCTGCTGGCTTCAAGTAACGCGCTCTACAAACCAGTGGAAGCGATCACTCAGATGCAACCCAACTTCGGACCCAGGCTCGGCATAGCATTGTCTGTGGCTATCAATCAG GTGTTCAGGGCTTCATTCAAGATGGCGTTGTTCTACGGTCTCTGGACGTGGCTTGTGCATAACCTGTTTGGCGCCAAAGTCGTCTATCTACCGTCAG tgttagcgGCGGTGTTAGGGGCGGCTCCGTTCCTAGGTCCGTACTTGGCGGGAATTCCGGCGGCTTTGGACGTGTGGCTGCAAGGCAGGCCGATGGCTTCGTTGTTGTTGCTCATAGCTCAGGCCGCGCCTATCGCCTTCCTCGACGCCGCTGTCTATGCTGAGATTAAAGA CGGAGGCCACCCCTACGTGACTGGTCTGGCTATAGCCGGCGGTATATTCTACCTGGGTCCCGAAGGCGCGATCCTTGGGCCGCTGCTCCTCTGCTGCATCATGGTTGTGCTCAACTTGTCTTCCACATTCCTAAGGGACACGCCTTCTGAGGAGAGAGCGGCCCTGCACTCGCGTGTCAG ATACGGTGCTTATCTCTGA
- the LOC110373372 gene encoding transmembrane protein 245 isoform X3: MQQSPFENIFNIIGGITEGNEKPMKHGFYNAFALFILAICCAAMYVLYLILEPFFKPLFWALLVGSLLHPFKYKLSKKLKSWFEDLEKTNTSVVVGLMIIPVNVVNYASDTVGQQFIDHYKTVIGLLSAIFVLPWLYNSVPRSLVCLFWQFSSFISFSTTLLISVCSSYITLTIFLAYIISVYILWTPQRASIFRMTSQLLWLVISSFIASLTGPLQVYTFVFLQAICITGFALEVIDIHNKMLEKDPEASMIVALHKAITYEHETEKKPEENPEEDTHVESSEQEGTPEKDTPSPVTPETSGKRGSWAPTDATQTSPRHAKMLFKTRTLSALPLSNPKIKYDTRLLAAFKQRSLDENYMKNNFDNDEETAIYFKLLFFGCLCMLVWKHIWLLPVTLFFLAIHVLKRLLDYFGVWLFFENHYNNVMGKIKAWWKLRQSALLPAHVLGLGKVASVCNTSFRNMAYSSVDTVSTCIVIVGLILFLTFAIIFIFIQIYSEAIVVVQLSGSLLNSTYVQNSELHAYLPEGWEEKLDSLIDNAYTYGREGISTAIDKIVKSLLKEGDPEKIQRVEHQILELWDRVYQSWVSGHFASAGGPQVDGSAIQDSWDSFVNDVSNTPAMFDFSGIAAWVQANVGTLSAIATSIWAPLASNVSLLAGSLGAFTSLLLCGGSALINMFINLVVFFTTLFYLLASSNALYKPVEAITQMQPNFGPRLGIALSVAINQVFRASFKMALFYGLWTWLVHNLFGAKVVYLPSVLAAVLGAAPFLGPYLAGIPAALDVWLQGRPMASLLLLIAQAAPIAFLDAAVYAEIKDGGHPYVTGLAIAGGIFYLGPEGAILGPLLLCCIMVVLNLSSTFLRDTPSEERAALHSRVR, from the exons ATGCAGCAGTCTCCTTTcgaaaatatattcaatattaTAGGTGGGATAACGGAAGGGAACGAGAAACCCATGAAACATGGCTTCTATAACGCCTTTGCCCTATTTATATTGGCAATATGTTGTGCCGCAATGTATGTTTTATACCTCATCTTGGAGCCTTTTTTCAAGCCTTTATTTTGGGCTCTGTTAGTGGGCTCCTTACTCCACCCATTCAAATATAAGCTGTCTAAGAAACTGAAGTCATGGTTCGAAGATTTAGAGAAGACCAACACTTCTGTGGTAGTTGGTTTGATGATTATACCAGTGAATGTGGTCAACTATGCTTCTGATACTGTTGGACAGCAGTTCATAGATCATTATAAG actGTAATAGGACTGTTATCTGCGATATTTGTGTTGCCGTGGCTGTACAACTCGGTGCCAAGAAGTCTGGTTTGCTTATTCTGGCAATTCAGCAGCTTCATCAGCTTCTCCACTACTTTACTCATCAGTGTCTGCAGCTCATATATT ACTTTAACAATATTCTTAGCTTACATTATAAGCGTGTACATACTATGGACACCGCAGAGGGCATCTATATTTCGCATGACGTCACAACTGTTATGGCTAGTCATTTCGAGTTTTATCGCGAGCCTCACTGGACCGCTGCAAGTTTACACCTTTGTCTTCCTACAAGCAATCTGCATCACAGGCTTTGCTTTAGAAGTGATTGACATACATAACAAGATGTTGGAAAAAG ATCCAGAAGCTTCCATGATAGTAGCATTACACAAAGCCATAACGTATGAACATGAAACGGAAAAAAAGCCTGAGGAAAATCCTGAAGAGGATACTCACGTAGAGTCCAGTGAGCAAGAAGGTACTCCAGAAAAAGATACTCCGTCCCCCGTTACGCCAGAAACATCAGGTAAAAGGGGAAGCTGGGCTCCTACTGATGCCACACAAACTTCCCCACGGCATGCTAAAATGTTATTCAAAACGAGAACACTGTCCGCATTACCTTTGTCGAATCCGAAAATTAAATACGATACCCGATTGTTGGCAGCCTTCAAACAAAGGTCGCTTGACGAgaattatatgaaaaataactTCGATAACGATGAAGAAACAGCAATATACTTCAAGCTTCTATTCTTTGGATGTTTGTGTATGCTGGTGTGGAAGCATATCTGGTTATTACCAGTAACGTTGTTCTTTTTGGCCATCCATGTACTGAAAAGGTTGTTGGACTACTTTGGTGTGTGGCTGTTCTTTGAGAATCATTACAACAATGTTATGGGCAAAATTAAGGCCTGGTGGAAATTGAG GCAATCAGCATTACTCCCCGCACACGTGCTCGGCTTGGGCAAGGTGGCCTCAGTCTGTAACACAAGCTTCAGAAACATGGCGTACAGCTCCGTAGACACAGTATCAACGTGCATCGTCATTGTAGGACTAATCCTCTTCCTTACCTTCGCTATTATCTTCATATTTATCCAG ATATACTCAGAAGCGATAGTAGTGGTCCAACTGAGTGGTAGTCTGTTGAACAGTACTTATGTTCAGAACAGTGAATTGCATGCGTATCTGCCTGAAGGTTGGGAGGAGAAACTTGACTCACTCATTGATAACGCTTACACTTATGGGAGGGAAGGAATCTCAACTGCG ATTGACAAAATT gtTAAAAGTTTACTAAAAGAAGGCGACCCGGAAAAGATACAACGGGTAGAACATCAAATCCTAGAGCTTTGGGACCGAGTGTACCAGAGTTGGGTGTCGGGGCACTTTGCGTCGGCCGGCGGGCCTCAGGTCGACGGCTCGGCCATACAGGACTCCTGGGATAGCTTCGTTAACGACGTGTCTAATACTCCCG CTATGTTCGACTTCTCCGGCATAGCAGCATGGGTTCAAGCAAACGTCGGTACTCTGAGTGCCATCGCGACCAGTATCTGGGCTCCTCTAGCAAGCAACGTGTCTCTCTTAGCTGGGTCTCTAGGCGCCTTCACTTCGCTGTTACTGTGTGGCGGCAGTGCCCTCattaatatgtttattaatttg GTGGTGTTCTTCACAACATTATTCTATCTGCTGGCTTCAAGTAACGCGCTCTACAAACCAGTGGAAGCGATCACTCAGATGCAACCCAACTTCGGACCCAGGCTCGGCATAGCATTGTCTGTGGCTATCAATCAG GTGTTCAGGGCTTCATTCAAGATGGCGTTGTTCTACGGTCTCTGGACGTGGCTTGTGCATAACCTGTTTGGCGCCAAAGTCGTCTATCTACCGTCAG tgttagcgGCGGTGTTAGGGGCGGCTCCGTTCCTAGGTCCGTACTTGGCGGGAATTCCGGCGGCTTTGGACGTGTGGCTGCAAGGCAGGCCGATGGCTTCGTTGTTGTTGCTCATAGCTCAGGCCGCGCCTATCGCCTTCCTCGACGCCGCTGTCTATGCTGAGATTAAAGA CGGAGGCCACCCCTACGTGACTGGTCTGGCTATAGCCGGCGGTATATTCTACCTGGGTCCCGAAGGCGCGATCCTTGGGCCGCTGCTCCTCTGCTGCATCATGGTTGTGCTCAACTTGTCTTCCACATTCCTAAGGGACACGCCTTCTGAGGAGAGAGCGGCCCTGCACTCGCGTGTCAG gTAG